One genomic window of Chloroflexota bacterium includes the following:
- a CDS encoding LysE family transporter: MAAFESFVFVFAASFSIGLSGAMSPGPLTVFVMGQSARYGIVAGPLASLGHGLLEAALVVLLWLGLARVLQWDPVLAAIGVVGGLVMIWMGWQIVSGVRRKGARLAESVSDKHADHPMVGGALLSLANPYWSFWWATVGISTMTTLALPRGATGLAAFTLGHVASDFLWLTLVAIVFATGRRFISDRMYQSALYLFGMVLALFGLYFIWFGVMKLLSP, from the coding sequence ATGGCAGCCTTCGAGTCATTCGTCTTCGTCTTCGCCGCATCGTTCTCCATCGGCCTCTCCGGTGCGATGTCCCCCGGTCCGTTAACCGTATTCGTGATGGGGCAGAGTGCCCGCTACGGCATAGTAGCCGGCCCGCTGGCATCGTTGGGGCACGGACTATTGGAGGCGGCACTCGTCGTGCTGCTGTGGCTCGGACTCGCCCGCGTACTTCAGTGGGATCCGGTGCTTGCAGCTATCGGCGTGGTAGGCGGCCTCGTGATGATTTGGATGGGCTGGCAAATCGTGAGCGGCGTGCGGCGCAAAGGCGCAAGACTGGCCGAATCTGTTTCTGACAAGCATGCCGATCACCCTATGGTGGGCGGAGCCCTACTTAGCTTGGCGAACCCCTATTGGTCGTTCTGGTGGGCCACCGTTGGCATCTCCACGATGACAACCCTCGCGTTGCCGCGTGGCGCGACCGGTCTCGCTGCCTTCACTCTCGGCCACGTCGCCAGCGACTTCCTTTGGCTCACGCTGGTTGCCATTGTCTTTGCGACCGGGAGACGCTTCATCTCGGACCGTATGTACCAGTCCGCGCTCTATCTCTTCGGCATGGTCCTGGCGCTCTTTGGGCTCTACTTCATATGGTTCGGCGTAATGAAGCTCTTGTCACCCTAA
- a CDS encoding DNA polymerase IV — protein sequence MASRWIIHADLDAFFAAVEQRDNPALRGKPVMVGGAGGRGVVTAASYEARVFGVHAAMPGARARRLCPHGIFVRGNYRKYQTESARVMGILREYSPAVESLSIDEAFLDATGLERWKGGPVPAAREIRERVKVECGLTISIGIANSKYVAKIATNTGKPDGLVLVPQGGEQAFLAPLPIGAMWGVGPQMGARLHAYGIRTIGQLAAYSSDALQRAFGAWGRQAYHLAHGRDSRRVSQSHSMKSVSNEATFPHTVYERETLFNMLMSLAEQVGKRLRGKGMRGRTIALKLRSADFATLSRQTTLARPTDATDIIYAEAKRLLHGVKLVAGGYRLIGVGVHELIPAGEGQLPLWLEPEDRLSQRDRAVDKIRGKFGMHTVLRGPLVNPAEAWVAGTFARGADN from the coding sequence ATGGCCTCGCGTTGGATTATCCATGCCGATCTTGATGCCTTTTTTGCTGCCGTGGAGCAGCGTGACAATCCTGCATTGCGCGGCAAGCCGGTCATGGTAGGCGGTGCGGGAGGGCGCGGTGTCGTAACAGCGGCGTCGTATGAGGCGAGGGTGTTTGGCGTCCATGCGGCGATGCCCGGCGCGCGGGCGCGGCGCTTGTGCCCGCACGGCATTTTCGTAAGAGGCAATTACAGAAAGTATCAGACTGAATCGGCTCGCGTGATGGGCATATTGAGGGAATACTCGCCTGCGGTGGAGTCGCTTTCAATCGACGAGGCCTTTCTCGATGCGACGGGTTTGGAACGCTGGAAAGGCGGTCCGGTGCCCGCGGCCAGGGAAATCAGGGAGCGAGTCAAAGTTGAGTGCGGACTGACGATCTCAATAGGTATCGCGAACTCCAAGTATGTGGCCAAGATTGCGACAAACACCGGCAAGCCCGATGGGTTGGTGCTTGTTCCTCAGGGAGGCGAGCAAGCATTCTTGGCGCCACTGCCGATTGGCGCCATGTGGGGGGTGGGTCCGCAGATGGGAGCGCGACTGCACGCCTACGGCATTCGCACTATCGGCCAGTTAGCAGCTTACTCCAGCGATGCGTTGCAGCGTGCATTTGGCGCATGGGGTAGGCAGGCGTATCATCTGGCACACGGGCGTGATTCGCGAAGGGTGTCGCAGTCACATTCGATGAAGAGTGTAAGCAATGAAGCGACGTTTCCTCACACGGTCTATGAGCGTGAGACGTTGTTCAATATGCTCATGTCGCTGGCGGAACAGGTGGGAAAGAGACTGCGTGGGAAGGGAATGCGGGGCAGAACGATTGCACTTAAACTGCGTTCGGCAGACTTTGCGACACTGTCCCGCCAGACCACGCTCGCGCGTCCGACTGATGCAACCGACATCATCTATGCCGAAGCGAAGCGGCTCCTGCACGGCGTCAAGCTCGTCGCCGGTGGGTATCGACTCATCGGAGTGGGGGTGCACGAGTTGATACCCGCAGGAGAGGGTCAGTTGCCGCTTTGGTTAGAGCCCGAGGATCGGCTGAGCCAACGTGACCGGGCCGTAGATAAAATCCGTGGCAAGTTTGGCATGCATACCGTGCTGCGCGGGCCGTTGGTAAACCCTGCGGAGGCATGGGTTGCGGGGACCTTTGCCCGCGGGGCGGACAACTGA
- a CDS encoding peptidyl-alpha-hydroxyglycine alpha-amidating lyase family protein, whose protein sequence is MVTLGDGNYTYTVSGTNWGNLPAGANYKEATSVAVDSHDNVYVFNRGTHPMVVYDSDGNVLRTWGHGIFDTPHGVAVGPDDSVYCIDSGDSTVRKFTPAGELLMTLGTPGEPPPPMSGKPFNRPTTVAFAPDSEDFYVADGYSNAHVHKFSGDGELLHSWGASGTEPGHFNIVHDISVDAAGRVYIADRENHRVQIFAADGTYLTQWVNLSKAACVLVDPRGEDLVYVGEYFGGIDSNAMGMDLGPRVSILDTAGNVLARLGRESYGDAPGRFYSPHSLAVDSKGDIYVAEVSWSEYGMKLDPPRELRSLQKLIRQPA, encoded by the coding sequence ATGGTCACACTTGGCGACGGAAACTACACATACACGGTATCTGGGACTAATTGGGGCAACTTGCCGGCGGGCGCCAATTACAAAGAGGCCACGTCCGTAGCAGTGGACTCCCACGACAACGTGTACGTCTTCAATCGCGGTACTCATCCCATGGTCGTTTACGACTCGGACGGAAACGTGCTGCGCACCTGGGGTCACGGCATCTTCGACACGCCGCATGGGGTTGCGGTAGGGCCGGACGACTCCGTGTATTGCATCGATAGCGGTGACTCAACCGTGCGCAAATTCACGCCGGCCGGCGAATTGCTCATGACCCTTGGCACACCTGGCGAACCGCCGCCGCCAATGAGCGGTAAGCCCTTCAACCGCCCGACGACGGTCGCGTTTGCGCCGGATTCAGAAGACTTCTACGTGGCGGACGGGTACAGCAACGCGCACGTGCACAAGTTTTCGGGGGATGGTGAACTGCTCCACTCCTGGGGCGCGTCCGGCACCGAGCCGGGACATTTCAACATCGTGCACGACATCTCGGTGGATGCCGCCGGGCGCGTGTACATAGCCGACCGCGAGAATCACCGCGTGCAGATCTTTGCGGCAGACGGTACGTACCTGACGCAATGGGTAAACCTCTCGAAGGCCGCCTGCGTGCTCGTGGACCCGCGCGGCGAGGACCTGGTCTACGTGGGCGAGTATTTCGGCGGCATAGATTCAAACGCAATGGGCATGGACCTCGGCCCGCGCGTCTCCATTCTGGACACCGCCGGCAACGTGCTGGCGCGCCTGGGCAGGGAGTCCTACGGCGACGCACCCGGCCGCTTCTACTCACCGCACAGCCTGGCCGTAGACTCTAAGGGCGACATCTATGTAGCGGAGGTTTCCTGGAGCGAGTACGGCATGAAGCTCGACCCGCCGCGGGAACTGCGGTCGTTGCAAAAGCTCATCCGGCAGCCGGCCTAG
- a CDS encoding extracellular solute-binding protein, producing the protein MNRLNGSEIRGVSRRTLLGGAALSGAGVLLAACGMQAGPSGDGEEMAQGDAPAKEEAKAPAAEGATPVLFWQWGITYVPGFEALVGEYNGLQQEVALTVEKPPGGYWDAVLAALAAQTGPDIFLINGVNIKSWIDGGRVVGDLSQFFAADQQATEDLGAVLPSFVDWYSTDGKASGTPWDYSTSNTQYNEEHVVAAGLTPPAELGDGWDWDAMQEYAEKLTQRDGENITRYGQGHLHGIETGWGNYIQMNGGSVLNEDRTRCTIASEEAIDAVQFCVDLVQKHRVAPTRDEYTAMREGGLHPSALMISGLVSIFSAGDWYWNRYKDHPDLDWDVTFLPKAPTTGQTGNNSNFRGTVMNPQTSVPDAAWKWLAHSLTKPVQDSIVANFNEVPARLDSALELYTSTEKSGPPASRAQLEDSLRATISLPTHDVVTWQQMIREGINPSMNPIFDNEIGVAEGLRQAQDQINALFDAAG; encoded by the coding sequence ATGAACAGACTGAATGGGAGCGAGATTCGTGGAGTTTCACGTCGCACCCTTTTGGGTGGGGCGGCTCTATCCGGCGCCGGCGTGCTCCTGGCTGCCTGCGGCATGCAGGCCGGGCCATCGGGTGACGGCGAGGAGATGGCGCAAGGCGACGCGCCGGCCAAAGAGGAAGCCAAGGCCCCCGCGGCCGAGGGCGCAACTCCGGTCCTCTTCTGGCAGTGGGGCATCACGTATGTCCCAGGCTTTGAGGCGTTAGTGGGGGAGTACAACGGGCTGCAACAAGAGGTTGCGCTTACGGTTGAGAAACCGCCGGGAGGCTATTGGGATGCGGTACTTGCCGCCCTCGCCGCCCAGACCGGCCCCGACATCTTTCTGATAAACGGCGTGAACATCAAGTCGTGGATAGATGGCGGTCGGGTGGTAGGCGACCTTTCGCAATTCTTTGCCGCTGATCAGCAAGCAACAGAAGACCTGGGAGCAGTGCTGCCGTCCTTCGTCGACTGGTACTCAACTGACGGTAAAGCGTCCGGGACACCATGGGACTATAGCACGAGCAACACGCAATATAACGAAGAGCACGTCGTGGCAGCCGGTCTGACCCCACCCGCCGAGCTCGGTGACGGCTGGGACTGGGACGCGATGCAGGAGTACGCCGAAAAGCTGACCCAGCGCGATGGCGAAAACATCACGCGCTACGGCCAGGGACACCTGCACGGGATCGAGACCGGCTGGGGCAATTACATCCAGATGAACGGCGGCAGCGTGCTCAATGAGGATCGGACACGGTGCACCATCGCCTCCGAGGAAGCGATCGATGCGGTGCAGTTCTGCGTGGATCTGGTGCAGAAGCATCGCGTTGCGCCAACCCGCGACGAGTACACGGCGATGCGCGAAGGTGGACTCCATCCATCCGCGCTGATGATTTCAGGTCTGGTCTCAATCTTCTCCGCGGGAGACTGGTATTGGAATCGCTACAAGGACCATCCCGATTTGGATTGGGATGTTACCTTCCTGCCGAAGGCGCCAACTACCGGACAGACCGGCAACAACAGTAACTTCCGCGGCACCGTGATGAACCCGCAAACGTCAGTGCCGGACGCAGCCTGGAAGTGGTTGGCCCACTCGCTTACGAAGCCGGTGCAGGACAGCATCGTGGCGAACTTCAATGAGGTTCCGGCCAGGCTTGACTCCGCGCTGGAGCTCTATACCAGCACTGAAAAGTCGGGTCCGCCGGCATCTCGCGCTCAGCTGGAAGACTCGCTGCGCGCGACCATTTCGCTGCCGACCCATGACGTGGTGACCTGGCAACAGATGATCCGCGAAGGCATCAACCCCAGCATGAATCCGATTTTCGATAACGAAATCGGTGTGGCTGAAGGTTTGCGGCAGGCGCAGGACCAGATTAACGCCCTCTTTGACGCTGCAGGCTAG
- a CDS encoding Gfo/Idh/MocA family oxidoreductase: MSLKIPVRVAMVGLRHPHVGSLDPARPSPGYIHTFKQIPDVQIVAYCEDSDARLRDLARAFDPAATLYASADELIEKEDFDLACVVLPANEIPDVGIKLAAAGKHFFVEKQFARSAADLARLVQAVDHHQVKVLAGYPWRFHPAMQDLKQFIDQGVFGAPLSLESRLVTTQVRPGSREPTHFMFTAANEGGGVLHMLGGHYIEFMRHLVQCEVKTVQALAGRPLGYIDDPLEDVAVVAMEYENGALGSLHAAYAQPPQASGYDSCFVYRGEHGWANWTPVGGQVLEVVSDAPAWSGAPQKSIEYNPAMMSVYGGHRWFYDILRQFVAELHTDRPPAVTLEDALHVLQVIEAAYQAARTGRQVNVEYGVKAALGA, translated from the coding sequence ATGTCGCTCAAGATTCCAGTTCGCGTCGCCATGGTTGGGTTGCGGCATCCGCACGTGGGCAGCTTGGATCCCGCGCGGCCGTCGCCGGGGTACATTCACACCTTCAAACAGATTCCCGATGTGCAGATTGTTGCCTACTGCGAAGATAGCGACGCAAGGCTGCGAGATTTGGCACGGGCGTTTGATCCAGCGGCCACATTGTACGCCAGCGCGGACGAACTCATCGAGAAAGAGGACTTCGACCTCGCCTGTGTCGTGCTGCCGGCGAACGAAATACCCGACGTCGGCATAAAGTTGGCGGCAGCCGGCAAGCACTTCTTTGTGGAGAAGCAGTTTGCCCGTTCGGCGGCCGACCTGGCGCGGCTGGTGCAGGCTGTGGATCACCATCAGGTCAAGGTGCTTGCGGGGTATCCCTGGCGTTTTCATCCCGCGATGCAGGACCTCAAGCAATTCATCGACCAGGGCGTCTTTGGCGCTCCGCTTTCACTTGAGAGCCGCCTCGTAACCACCCAGGTGCGCCCCGGCAGCCGGGAGCCGACCCACTTCATGTTTACTGCTGCCAACGAGGGCGGCGGTGTGCTGCATATGCTGGGGGGACATTACATCGAGTTCATGCGCCACCTTGTGCAGTGTGAGGTCAAGACCGTGCAGGCGCTTGCGGGCCGTCCGCTGGGATACATCGACGACCCTCTCGAAGATGTGGCTGTGGTCGCGATGGAGTACGAAAACGGCGCGTTGGGCAGTTTGCACGCCGCCTATGCGCAGCCGCCCCAGGCGAGTGGCTATGACTCCTGTTTCGTCTATCGTGGCGAGCACGGCTGGGCAAACTGGACACCCGTGGGCGGGCAGGTGCTGGAAGTCGTCAGCGATGCGCCTGCGTGGTCGGGCGCGCCGCAGAAGAGCATCGAATATAACCCCGCAATGATGTCTGTTTACGGCGGCCATCGTTGGTTCTACGACATCTTGCGGCAGTTCGTGGCAGAACTCCATACCGATCGCCCGCCCGCCGTGACCTTGGAAGATGCGCTCCACGTGCTGCAGGTCATCGAGGCCGCGTATCAAGCGGCGCGCACCGGCAGGCAGGTAAACGTGGAGTATGGCGTGAAGGCCGCCCTTGGTGCCTAG
- a CDS encoding Gfo/Idh/MocA family oxidoreductase: MATYRVGVIGCGRIGSTIDDEVQGNSSVILPFSHTAAYMEEPRVEVVAAADPVREKRDIYRRRWGVERVYESHEELLERESLDIVSVCTRAEERPEVVAACAEAGVKVIFAEKPLAWSLGEAEAMLTACRRHGAKLGVGCLRRWHPFYRQAKQLIDDGEIGTVLQVTGYCGSTLSHDGSHWVDLLRYFASDAPVDWLVGEIGDPAALSDDWDRYGGNAYVAFQNGVRGYLRMMGTGAAVQEWDIIGEHGRIRALDGGREFELWRRAGGGRADRPVREAFPRPQRLPSPTAGAVADMVACVETDKEPDCNGEDGYAALEIALAMRESFRRGCARIDFPFDDRETRLITPT, from the coding sequence GTGGCGACGTACCGGGTAGGCGTCATTGGCTGTGGCCGGATCGGCAGCACCATTGACGATGAAGTACAGGGCAACAGCAGCGTTATTCTCCCGTTTTCTCATACGGCCGCGTATATGGAGGAGCCACGGGTGGAGGTGGTTGCCGCCGCCGATCCGGTGCGAGAAAAGCGGGACATCTATCGCCGCCGCTGGGGCGTGGAGCGCGTCTATGAAAGCCACGAAGAGCTCTTGGAGCGGGAATCCCTGGATATTGTCAGCGTCTGCACCCGCGCCGAGGAGCGGCCGGAAGTGGTGGCGGCGTGTGCCGAGGCAGGGGTAAAGGTGATCTTTGCCGAAAAGCCGCTGGCGTGGTCGCTGGGCGAGGCCGAGGCAATGCTCACAGCCTGCCGCCGCCACGGCGCCAAACTGGGCGTGGGCTGTCTGCGCCGTTGGCATCCTTTCTACCGCCAAGCCAAGCAACTCATTGACGACGGCGAAATTGGCACGGTGCTCCAAGTAACCGGCTACTGCGGTTCCACCCTTTCTCATGACGGCAGCCATTGGGTTGACTTATTGCGCTACTTTGCCAGCGACGCGCCGGTAGACTGGCTGGTGGGCGAAATCGGTGATCCAGCCGCCCTGAGCGACGATTGGGACCGGTACGGCGGCAACGCTTATGTTGCATTTCAAAATGGCGTACGCGGCTACCTGCGCATGATGGGCACCGGCGCGGCGGTGCAGGAGTGGGACATAATAGGTGAGCACGGACGCATTCGGGCCCTCGACGGTGGCCGGGAGTTTGAGCTCTGGCGGCGCGCGGGCGGCGGCAGAGCCGACCGGCCGGTGCGTGAAGCCTTTCCGCGACCGCAGCGGCTGCCAAGCCCTACTGCCGGAGCGGTTGCCGATATGGTCGCGTGCGTGGAAACCGACAAGGAGCCGGATTGCAACGGCGAGGACGGCTACGCCGCCCTGGAGATTGCCCTCGCCATGCGGGAGTCTTTCCGCCGGGGCTGCGCCCGTATAGACTTTCCGTTTGACGATAGAGAAACAAGACTGATTACGCCAACGTAA
- a CDS encoding twin-arginine translocation signal domain-containing protein: protein MQRISRRKFLYGSAVAGLGSAFLAACGQGVAPADAPAEEAEAPAAEESMSMADGRTIISFWSYIGFGAAGLHPQVQGLSDMVVKYNAENEDNILVEIVPGKGADEAKTASAGGVPPGLHWHAWPDSTNFFAAGVTVDHEEELKRFPGWTDQRADYFEGMTLSTTWQGKLTGLPINTNNSIMIWNPDILSTAGVSDPEEGWTWDDMLEAAQKAANPPDVWGWDYHPRSLSRWDQVAGSAGFTWLNEEQTRWNFDSEEAIWATQMISDWMNAYQLAPYKDEWGGELFHDGKTVFESQGPYRLPTLRQRGDNFKVIHTPIQTKRHAPNGGQNVAVFVQENADILDASLRFAQYAVSADAQVFVIRASGGTNLPVSRSVLNHEGYQGLIADDPDYATFAAELEYGGRYPGLPSGYGGFQAQLFSDGFHPVWRGELTAEEGMKIIQDIAQVQLEADIARMGG, encoded by the coding sequence ATGCAGCGTATTAGTCGTCGAAAGTTTCTATACGGCAGTGCGGTAGCCGGACTTGGTTCCGCCTTCTTGGCGGCGTGCGGCCAGGGCGTGGCGCCGGCAGACGCGCCGGCAGAGGAAGCCGAGGCCCCCGCGGCTGAAGAGTCGATGAGCATGGCCGATGGGCGCACCATTATTTCGTTTTGGTCGTACATTGGCTTTGGCGCCGCAGGGCTGCACCCGCAGGTGCAGGGCCTGTCCGACATGGTCGTCAAGTATAACGCCGAGAACGAGGACAATATCCTCGTAGAGATCGTGCCCGGCAAGGGTGCGGACGAAGCGAAGACCGCGTCAGCGGGCGGCGTACCCCCTGGACTGCACTGGCATGCCTGGCCGGACAGCACCAACTTCTTTGCCGCCGGCGTGACGGTGGACCACGAGGAAGAGCTGAAGCGCTTCCCCGGCTGGACCGATCAGCGCGCTGACTACTTTGAGGGCATGACCCTTAGTACCACCTGGCAAGGCAAGCTGACCGGTCTGCCGATAAATACCAACAACAGCATCATGATCTGGAATCCGGACATCCTCTCAACGGCCGGTGTCAGCGATCCGGAAGAGGGCTGGACCTGGGATGACATGTTGGAGGCGGCCCAAAAAGCCGCGAATCCGCCCGACGTGTGGGGTTGGGACTACCACCCGCGCAGTCTCAGCCGCTGGGACCAAGTTGCCGGCAGCGCCGGTTTCACGTGGCTGAACGAGGAACAGACACGCTGGAACTTCGATTCCGAAGAGGCGATCTGGGCCACCCAGATGATTAGCGACTGGATGAACGCCTACCAACTCGCGCCGTATAAGGACGAGTGGGGCGGCGAGTTGTTCCACGACGGCAAGACGGTATTCGAGTCCCAGGGCCCGTACCGCCTGCCGACGCTCCGCCAGCGCGGCGATAATTTCAAGGTGATCCATACGCCGATTCAAACGAAGCGTCATGCGCCCAACGGCGGCCAGAACGTCGCGGTGTTCGTACAGGAAAACGCCGACATACTGGATGCGTCGCTGCGGTTTGCCCAGTACGCCGTTTCGGCTGACGCCCAAGTCTTCGTCATCAGGGCTTCCGGCGGCACGAATCTGCCGGTGAGTAGGTCCGTTCTGAACCACGAAGGTTACCAGGGCCTCATTGCCGATGATCCGGACTACGCCACGTTTGCGGCGGAATTGGAATACGGCGGCCGCTATCCCGGTCTGCCTTCGGGCTACGGTGGCTTCCAGGCTCAGCTCTTCAGCGATGGTTTCCACCCGGTGTGGCGCGGCGAGTTGACTGCCGAGGAAGGCATGAAGATCATTCAGGACATCGCACAGGTGCAGCTTGAGGCTGACATCGCGCGCATGGGCGGCTAA
- a CDS encoding GDP-mannose 4,6-dehydratase → MKTALITGITGQDGTYLAEHLIGLGYKVCGLIRGQNNPKAEAVQRLIPNLELIEGDLLDQSSLIAAVEVTQPDEVYNLGAISFVPLSWRQPVLTSEITGLGVTRLLEAVRIVNRDIRFYQASSSEMFGMVREMPQSEATPFYPRSPYGVAKTYGHYTTVNYRESYDMYACSGILFNHESPRRGLEFVTRKTTNAAARIKLGRQDKLLMGDLSPKRDWGYAGDYVQAMHMMLQQDEPDDYVIGTGETHTIQEMCAVAFDHVGLDWQDYVGTDPRFLRPAEVNLLIADNSKAREKLGWEPTVDFRGLIQMMVDSDLKQESAVGEPV, encoded by the coding sequence GTGAAAACAGCGTTGATCACTGGAATTACCGGCCAGGATGGGACGTATCTTGCCGAGCATCTCATTGGCTTGGGATATAAGGTATGCGGTCTGATAAGAGGACAGAACAACCCCAAAGCTGAAGCTGTACAGCGGCTTATTCCCAATCTGGAACTCATTGAAGGTGACCTTTTGGACCAGAGTTCGCTCATTGCTGCGGTGGAAGTCACGCAGCCGGATGAAGTCTACAACTTAGGCGCGATCAGCTTTGTGCCCTTGTCGTGGCGCCAGCCGGTGCTCACGAGTGAGATCACCGGCCTGGGAGTCACGCGGCTGCTGGAAGCCGTTCGCATTGTGAATCGCGACATTCGCTTCTACCAGGCGTCGAGCAGCGAGATGTTTGGTATGGTGCGTGAAATGCCGCAAAGCGAGGCGACACCATTCTACCCACGCAGTCCCTACGGTGTGGCCAAGACGTACGGGCACTACACGACAGTGAATTACCGCGAAAGCTACGACATGTATGCCTGCTCGGGAATCTTGTTCAACCACGAATCGCCGCGGCGCGGTCTGGAATTTGTAACGCGCAAGACCACGAATGCGGCGGCGCGTATCAAGCTTGGCAGGCAGGACAAACTCTTAATGGGCGATCTGTCGCCGAAGCGCGACTGGGGATACGCCGGTGACTACGTGCAGGCGATGCACATGATGTTGCAACAGGACGAGCCAGACGACTATGTGATCGGCACCGGCGAAACGCACACGATCCAGGAGATGTGTGCAGTTGCATTCGATCACGTTGGCTTGGACTGGCAGGATTATGTGGGCACGGACCCGCGATTCTTGCGCCCGGCGGAAGTCAATCTTTTGATCGCAGACAACTCGAAAGCGCGTGAGAAACTGGGATGGGAGCCGACTGTCGACTTTCGGGGGCTCATACAGATGATGGTGGATAGCGATCTGAAGCAAGAGAGCGCCGTTGGCGAGCCGGTGTGA
- a CDS encoding isochorismate lyase produces the protein MRRPDECRDMQDVRAEIDRIDKEVIRLLGQRFAYVQAASQFKTSATSVRAPERFTAMLEQRRAWAQAAGLDGGVIENMYRELVNYFIEEEMKKWQSETQDNPS, from the coding sequence GTGAGAAGGCCGGACGAATGCCGCGACATGCAAGACGTACGCGCTGAGATAGACCGCATAGACAAAGAGGTCATTCGACTGCTAGGCCAGCGGTTCGCGTACGTGCAGGCTGCGTCCCAATTCAAGACGAGTGCGACCTCCGTACGTGCGCCGGAACGCTTCACGGCTATGCTGGAGCAACGCAGAGCTTGGGCGCAGGCAGCCGGGCTGGACGGCGGCGTTATCGAAAACATGTACCGCGAACTGGTGAACTACTTCATCGAGGAAGAGATGAAGAAGTGGCAGTCTGAAACGCAGGATAATCCTTCCTGA
- a CDS encoding CinA family protein yields the protein MSAQSVSSLQRRIAKLLTRRNDTLACVEIESGGLVSRSLTSVPGSSAYFAGALILAADAALWPQAITGDRSWQHEPAGSHVRLDGAAAAAQQAFGAHWGLAVEYVPAMNADSVHLALRTPNGSSVLEVMSPRVETVSTAESAELSHEERLVQCILRCFANRLQEICENLP from the coding sequence GTGTCCGCACAAAGTGTTAGCTCACTCCAACGTCGCATAGCGAAACTCCTGACAAGGCGAAATGATACACTTGCTTGCGTCGAGATTGAGAGTGGCGGTCTCGTCTCCCGCAGCCTAACCTCAGTGCCGGGCAGCTCCGCCTACTTTGCCGGCGCTCTCATCCTTGCGGCAGATGCCGCACTATGGCCCCAAGCGATCACGGGCGACAGGAGCTGGCAGCATGAGCCGGCTGGCAGTCACGTTCGCCTTGACGGTGCGGCCGCGGCCGCCCAGCAGGCGTTCGGCGCGCATTGGGGACTGGCAGTGGAGTACGTGCCTGCGATGAATGCGGACTCAGTCCATCTTGCGCTGCGCACGCCTAACGGCAGTTCAGTGCTCGAAGTTATGTCGCCTCGTGTTGAAACAGTGTCGACCGCAGAGAGCGCAGAACTTTCGCATGAGGAACGACTGGTACAATGCATCCTGAGGTGTTTCGCAAACCGTCTGCAGGAGATCTGTGAAAATCTGCCATGA